The Anaerolineales bacterium region GGATGCGAATATAAAACGCCCGCGCCTTTTCTTCCTCGCCTGCGGGCATCGCCAATTGAACGTGGTCAATCGAGAGGATGGTCATGGCTGGAAAAAGGTAAACAAGTAGACACGTGTGTTCCTGCGTACGTGTCTACGTGTCTACGTTTTATTACGGTTCTGTTGGATACCCCGCCGCGACCCACGCGTTGAAACCGCCGAGCAACGCTTCGACATTTTTATAGCCGTTGTGCAACATGAGGAACGCCGCACGGGCGCTCGTGTGTTCGTTCGGTCAGGTACAGTAAGTGATAATCCATTGGTCTTTGTCGAGTTCCACATTCGCAATGTTCGTCTCGAACTCTTCCAACGGAATGGATAACGCGTTGGGCACATGACTCTCGTTATAGTTATCCAAGCTTCTCACATCCACGATGATCGCCGCGCCGGACGTATAAGCGGTGTACGCGACCTCAAGCGGCACACGCGGCACGTCGGCTTCGGTGATTGGTAAGTCCAATGGTTGGGATGGGTTCGTCGGCTCGAAGATAACCACTGGGGTTGAGGTTACCTCGGCTGGAAATAACGCGTTGCACGCGAGTGTCGCGAGGAGGATGGAGATGGCAAGGGAGATTCGGGTTTTAGTCATGATTCCTCCGGGTGTAATGTAGACACGTATACAAGTAGACAAGTAAACAGATCACCATGTGTATCCGTGTCTACTTGTCTACGTGTTTCCGTGTGTACATCAACCTATCTCACAAAACCGATCGATCTGTTTGCCGATGATAGCGAGGCTGTCCTGCCAGAATTTTTTCTGCGTGATGTCAATGCCGAAACGTTTGGCGAGTTTTGCGGCGGGCGCTTCGCCGGTGGAGGCAAGCAGGTTCATATAATCTGGCACAAAGTCTGCGCCGCGTTTCTGATAGATCGCGTACAAGCCGGTGGCAAACAGCAAACCGAACGCGTAGGGGAAGTTGTAGAACGAGAAGCCGGGCGAGTAGTAATGCGGCTTCCACGTCCACATGAATTTTTGCAGATAGCGTTCGTCGAGTCCGTCGCCGTAGGTGGCTTTTTGGGCGCGTTCCATGATCTCGCAGAGATCGTCGGCGGAGAGTTCCGATTTTTCGCGGCGTTCCATCACTTCCTTTTCAAAGAGGAAGCGCGAGTAAATGTCCACGATCACCTGACCCGCGTTTTCGATCTGCGCTTCGAGAACCGCAAGTTTTTCCTGCGGATCTTTTGTGGTGGCAAGCGCCGCTTCGGTGACGATAGTTTCGCACATGATCGAAGCGGTCTCTGCCAAGGTCATCGGCGTGTTTTGTTGCAGTTCGGTCTTGCCCGCTTTGTAGGCGCAATAGTTATGGAACGCGTGACCCAACTCATGCGCGAGCGTGCTGACCTGATTGAACGAACCGTCGTAGTTGGCGAGGACGCGGCTTTCCTTCACCGCAGGGACTCCCATACAGAACGCGCCGCCGCGCTTGCCGTCGCGTTGTTCCGCGTCGATCCAATTTTTTGCGAACGCGGTCGCCGCCATGTCGCGCAAGTCGGGAGAGAATTCGCCGAAGTATTTCAGGATAAAGTCGCGCGCTTCGTTGTACGAATAAACCTTGTCCGTTTTACCGAGCGGGGCGAAGATGTCCCACCACGCCAGTTTTCCCGAAGGGTTGCCGAGTTTCTTCGCCTTCGCCTTGTAATACTTGCGAAACATCGGGAACGAATCTTTCATCGCGCCCATCATCGCGTCGAGGGTCTTGCGGTCCATGCGCGCAAAGTCAATCGCGGCGTGGAGCGCGTCCTTGCGCCCGCGTTTTTTCCAGAGTGTGTTCGTCTCGCCTTTGACGCCGTTGAGGGTCGCGGCTAACGTTTCTTTGACTCCCTCCCACGCTTGGTTCTCCGCGTCGTAGGCGCGATGACGCGTCGCCTCGTCGGGATGCGTGCGGAGGTTGATCAGCGCGGGCATGGGCAACTTTTGAAGTTTGCCGTCCAGCTCGAAGTCCACAGAAAGTTGCGAGGTGACCGTCCCCTGCAATTTGCCGAAGGCGTTGCCGCCGCTGAGCGACATTTCCGCGGCGAGCATTTCCTCCGCTTCGCTCATCAAATATTTTGCCTGGTCGCGCGTCTCTTTGAGTCCGAAGGCGTGCGCCTTAGCCGAGGGATTTGTCGCGACGGCTTCATCGAGTTTTTTGCCGAGCGTTCCCACCCACGCGCTGAACTGCGTGTTGAGGTTGCTCTGCCGTACCCGCACCTGCTCGTATTCGGAAAGTAGGCGATTGGCGGTTTTGTCGCGCGAATCGGTAGTGACGAAGGATTCAATGAAGGCGCTGATCGTTCCGCCAAGTTCGTAGATCGCGTTGAACTGGTCCACGGCTTTGCCGAGCAACGCGCCGAGTTCCTTCGATTTGGTCTTCGCGCTGGCTTTGGTCAGTTTGCTTTTGTAGAATTTCTCGAACTTATCCAATAGGCTGATGTAATCCTTCATGGCGTTCTTGAATTCTTTTGATTCGAGCGAGGGGTAGACGTTGGTCATATCCCAACGAGGGGCGGAAATAGTCATAGGAAGTTCTCCTTATTATGAATGTAGCCCAAGTATACACTGTTGTATCTGGGGAGTTATGCAGTAAAATAAGGCGCATTCATCTGCCTGATTCAGGAGACGCGCTATGAAAGTGACTGTGCTTCAAGAAAATTTAGCCCGCGGCTTGGGCATTGTTTCGAAAGCGGTTTCGCCGCGCAGCACCTTGCCTGTGCTTGCGAATGTGTTGATCGCATCCGACGAGGGGCGGCTGCGACTCTCCGCGACGAATCTCGAAATGGGAATCACCTGTTGGATTCCCGCGCGCATCGAAGAGGAAGGCTCGACGACCGTGCCTGCGCGCACGTTCTCCGATCTGGTCAGCACATTGCCGAGCGACCAGGTGATGTTGAAACTCGACGCGCAAACGCAAACGCTCAACGTGCGCGGCGGAACGTCCACGAACGACATCAAGTGCATTGATGCGCAGGAGTTCCCTCCATTGCCCGTGCCCGATCTCGACGGCGCGGTGCAGATCAACAGCGGCGATTTCCGTGAGATGATTCATCAAGTTGTTTTTGCGGCGTCGTCAGATGAGGCACGACCCGTTTTGATGGGCGTGCTGATTCAAGTGGATAAGGACAAGCTGACGATGGCCGCGGCAGACGGATTCCGACTCTCCGTGCGGAAAGCGGTTCTGTCCACACTTTCGGCTGCCCCAGTTTCGGCGATCGTTCCCGCTCAGGCGCTGAGAGAGTTGGCGCGCGTCGCCTCCGATGGCGATGAACCGATCTACATGGCGCTTCCCAAAGGACGCGGGCAGGTCGTCTTCCGCGTGAAAGACGTGGAAGTGGTTTCGCAACTGATTGACGGCACGTTCCCCGATTTTCAACAGATCATCCCGCGTTCGTACAAGTCGCGCACACTGGTTTCGACTTCATCGTTGTTGAAAGCCTGCAAACAAGCGGAAATTTTTGCGCGCGAAGGCTCGAACGTGGCGCGCTTCAACATCAAGACCGCGCAAAGCGATATGCAACCCAGCGAAGTGGAGATTTCTGCCACCTCCGAAGAGACTGGCAAGAACGAAACAATAGTTGAGGCAACGGTAGACGGCGGCGGATTGCTCATCGCGTTCAATGTGAAATTTTTACGCGAAGCCCTCGAAGTGATTCGCACTCCGAACGTCGCGCTGGAAACCTCCGCGCCGAACGCGCCTGGCGTGGTCAAGCCTGTGGGCGATGACCAGTTCCTGCATGTGATCATGCCGATGCATCTCGGTTAGTTTGATAGTTCGATAGTTGGATGGTTTGTTCGTTCAAAGAAGCGCCCGTCGCGAGACGAGGCGCTTTTTGTTTCATTTCAAGATTTCGTAAATGATAAACCTGCGGTTATCGAAGACTTTGTCAATCGGCAGGTTGCACGAAGCGATTTGTTCAGGCGGCACTTGATTATTCTCTCCGACTTTCTTGCTGAGGATTAAGTAATCGCCTTTGAGCATCCCGTCACATTGGTTGATCATGATGCTGGGGTGATCGGTCATCAATCTCATGACGCGGGCTTTGTAGAAGATCAGCACACTGTCGGGGGGAGTTTTTCTTTTTACCCAGTTGTATACTTCCATGCTGTATGGGTCGAAAGGACCGTTAATCTGCCGTCCAGTTTGCACGTTGCCGTACGCGGAAGTTCCTGAAACCCACAGAAAATACCCGACAAGCGCAAGCCAGAAACCA contains the following coding sequences:
- the dnaN gene encoding DNA polymerase III subunit beta, encoding MKVTVLQENLARGLGIVSKAVSPRSTLPVLANVLIASDEGRLRLSATNLEMGITCWIPARIEEEGSTTVPARTFSDLVSTLPSDQVMLKLDAQTQTLNVRGGTSTNDIKCIDAQEFPPLPVPDLDGAVQINSGDFREMIHQVVFAASSDEARPVLMGVLIQVDKDKLTMAAADGFRLSVRKAVLSTLSAAPVSAIVPAQALRELARVASDGDEPIYMALPKGRGQVVFRVKDVEVVSQLIDGTFPDFQQIIPRSYKSRTLVSTSSLLKACKQAEIFAREGSNVARFNIKTAQSDMQPSEVEISATSEETGKNETIVEATVDGGGLLIAFNVKFLREALEVIRTPNVALETSAPNAPGVVKPVGDDQFLHVIMPMHLG
- a CDS encoding rhodanese-like domain-containing protein — its product is MTKTRISLAISILLATLACNALFPAEVTSTPVVIFEPTNPSQPLDLPITEADVPRVPLEVAYTAYTSGAAIIVDVRSLDNYNESHVPNALSIPLEEFETNIANVELDKDQWIITYCT
- a CDS encoding M3 family oligoendopeptidase gives rise to the protein MTISAPRWDMTNVYPSLESKEFKNAMKDYISLLDKFEKFYKSKLTKASAKTKSKELGALLGKAVDQFNAIYELGGTISAFIESFVTTDSRDKTANRLLSEYEQVRVRQSNLNTQFSAWVGTLGKKLDEAVATNPSAKAHAFGLKETRDQAKYLMSEAEEMLAAEMSLSGGNAFGKLQGTVTSQLSVDFELDGKLQKLPMPALINLRTHPDEATRHRAYDAENQAWEGVKETLAATLNGVKGETNTLWKKRGRKDALHAAIDFARMDRKTLDAMMGAMKDSFPMFRKYYKAKAKKLGNPSGKLAWWDIFAPLGKTDKVYSYNEARDFILKYFGEFSPDLRDMAATAFAKNWIDAEQRDGKRGGAFCMGVPAVKESRVLANYDGSFNQVSTLAHELGHAFHNYCAYKAGKTELQQNTPMTLAETASIMCETIVTEAALATTKDPQEKLAVLEAQIENAGQVIVDIYSRFLFEKEVMERREKSELSADDLCEIMERAQKATYGDGLDERYLQKFMWTWKPHYYSPGFSFYNFPYAFGLLFATGLYAIYQKRGADFVPDYMNLLASTGEAPAAKLAKRFGIDITQKKFWQDSLAIIGKQIDRFCEIG